The following are encoded together in the Chiloscyllium plagiosum isolate BGI_BamShark_2017 chromosome 1, ASM401019v2, whole genome shotgun sequence genome:
- the LOC122553835 gene encoding BCL2/adenovirus E1B 19 kDa protein-interacting protein 3-like isoform X1: MSVSNVEDESLHSSWVELDYSQHSSPRVLEHIPSSSSIHNGDMEKILLDAQNESEKNSLRGSSHCDSPPLLMSPQTSHVPAEFETGSLGDTNSTQSDDENQERSGEIEQLLRSNAEWIWYWSSRPENVPPKEFAFKHPKYCPSLSVRKTGVMKKGGIFSSEFVVFLIPSLLITHLLVLGVGIYIGKRLAASPASTL; this comes from the exons gtTCATGGGTAGAGCTGGACTACAGCCAACACAGCAGTCCCAGggtcttggaacatatccccTCGTCGAGCTCCATCCACAATGGCGACATGGAGAAGATCCTGCTGGATGCACAGAATGAATCGGAAAAGAACAGTTTGCGGGGCAGCTCCCACTGTGACAG CCCCCCTTTACTGATGAGCCCCCAGACATCTCATGTTCCTGCCGAGTTTGAGACTGGAAGCTTGGGAGATACCAACAGTACTCAG TCTGATGATGAGAACCAGGAGAGAAGTGGAGAGATTGAGCAATTGTTGAGGAGCAATGCGGAGTGGATCTGGTACTGGTCCAGTCGACCTGAAAATGTACCTCCAAA GGAATTTGCGTTCAAACATCCAAAATATTGTCCGAGCTTGAGTGTACGGAAGACTGGCGTGATGAAGAAAGGAGGGATCTTCAGTTCCGAGTTTGTAGTGTTCCTCATCCCATCTCTCCTGATCACTCACCTGCTAGTGCTGGGAGTCGG AATATATATCGGCAAGCGATTGGCTGCATCACCAGCGAGCACCTTGTAA
- the LOC122553835 gene encoding BCL2/adenovirus E1B 19 kDa protein-interacting protein 3-like isoform X2, protein MSVSNVEDESLHSSWVELDYSQHSSPRVLEHIPSSSSIHNGDMEKILLDAQNESEKNSLRGSSHCDSPPLLMSPQTSHVPAEFETGSLGDTNSTQSDDENQERSGEIEQLLRSNAEWIWYWSSRPENVPPKEFAFKHPKYCPSLSVRKTGVMKKGGIFSSEFVVFLIPSLLITHLLVLGVGNLG, encoded by the exons gtTCATGGGTAGAGCTGGACTACAGCCAACACAGCAGTCCCAGggtcttggaacatatccccTCGTCGAGCTCCATCCACAATGGCGACATGGAGAAGATCCTGCTGGATGCACAGAATGAATCGGAAAAGAACAGTTTGCGGGGCAGCTCCCACTGTGACAG CCCCCCTTTACTGATGAGCCCCCAGACATCTCATGTTCCTGCCGAGTTTGAGACTGGAAGCTTGGGAGATACCAACAGTACTCAG TCTGATGATGAGAACCAGGAGAGAAGTGGAGAGATTGAGCAATTGTTGAGGAGCAATGCGGAGTGGATCTGGTACTGGTCCAGTCGACCTGAAAATGTACCTCCAAA GGAATTTGCGTTCAAACATCCAAAATATTGTCCGAGCTTGAGTGTACGGAAGACTGGCGTGATGAAGAAAGGAGGGATCTTCAGTTCCGAGTTTGTAGTGTTCCTCATCCCATCTCTCCTGATCACTCACCTGCTAGTGCTGGGAGTCGG